A region of the Synechococcus sp. PCC 7502 genome:
GTTTAGCGATCAGTTTTTCGCTTTTTTGGGTGGGGTGATCGGTATTTTCTGGCATTGACCAAAACGGAATCGTAATATCAGTCCAGATATTAGAAGGATGGGTATCTCTAAAGTTTCCTACTTTTGTGGTTGTCCAATCTTTGGGGGTTCCGTCTCCATTGCGATAGGGAGCAAGAACTTTTCGCCGTAGCTTTACATCTTCTACATTAAAGGTGTAATTCTCTGACATCGTACAAAACCAAATATCTTCACTAGAATTTTTCCAATTAGATTTCGCTCCTCACCCTTTTTCCCGTTCCCAGGTAATGCGATTTTGGACAATAAAATGTGATGCAGCAACGGTAAATATTGATGCTGAAGACAGCCAATCCCCACAAATATAGATAGAAGCAGTTGCCTTTAGTAAGGGCTTAAGTTTGCAGATGACTTGATCTAGCCAAGATGTATATTCATCAACGGAACGTTTTGAGAATTTATAGCCATTGAACTTTTTACTAAGGTTATAGGGCGGATCAAGTATGAGCAGATCAACAAAATTTTGAGGCAAAAATGCAGCTACTTGTAAACAATTACCTTGAATTATTCCCATAGGTGGAACTGTAAAAGGCTCTGAAGGTAAATCTCTAAGGATTTGATCACCTAGCCTGCCTCTATCTTTTTCATCCAAGGTAAGCGTACGATTCATGCTGGCACGTTGCTTCATTGAGCTTGCATTGCTTTGTACTATTCGGAACAGTGGGCTGATGGATTTTAACCTTTTGGATGATGATTATAGCGGTTTGTTATAGTTGTGTGTTGTATTGCATGCTTGAACGTAACGCTTGAAACAAGGGCAGATTTACCAATAAAAATAAGTCCTGATGTAGCTAATAACTTAACTTATATGTATGATCTTAACTTTTATGCTTGGATACAGAAGCAGTTAAAGTTAACCTAATAATCTTGAAAAAATTTAATCGTGAAAAATTTACCTAAATTCTTAGCTTTAATCTTAGGAATTTCTTTCGGCATAGTTTTAAGCTTAATTAGTTCAGTTACTTGGGCACAGACTTCTGGAAAGCTTTTAGTTTCGGCAGCAGCAAGTTTACAGCCCGTTTTGCAGGAAATCCGCAGCATAGATTCCACAAAAATAACCTATAACTTTGGTAGTTCAGGCGCATTACAGCAACAAATTGAGCAAGGCGCACCTATAGATGTGTTTATTTCTGCAGGGGTTAAGCAAATGGATACCCTAGAATCAAAAGGTTTATTGTCATTTAAGGCAAATTTACTCACAAACCAATTAGTGTTAATTACTCCTAAAAGTAGTCCTATAAAGTTAACTAATTTCTTGCAATTACTAAATGCAAATATTAAAAGAATTGCCATAGGTGAGACTAGAAGTGTACCTGCAGGTCAGTATGCCAAAGAAGCTTTAGAGAATTTGGGGATTTTTGAGCAATTACAATCAAAATTTGTCCTTGGAAATAATGTAAGGTTTGTGCTTACGGCGGTGGAATCGGGAGAAGTTGACGCTGGGATTATCTATATTACTGATG
Encoded here:
- the modA gene encoding molybdate ABC transporter substrate-binding protein: MKNLPKFLALILGISFGIVLSLISSVTWAQTSGKLLVSAAASLQPVLQEIRSIDSTKITYNFGSSGALQQQIEQGAPIDVFISAGVKQMDTLESKGLLSFKANLLTNQLVLITPKSSPIKLTNFLQLLNANIKRIAIGETRSVPAGQYAKEALENLGIFEQLQSKFVLGNNVRFVLTAVESGEVDAGIIYITDAKSSDKVLISAIADQKLYSPIIYPVGIIKSSKNPRAAKGYVEFLQTKAASSVFEKYGFGVISVKS